From the genome of Halomonas sp. MCCC 1A13316, one region includes:
- a CDS encoding DUF5801 repeats-in-toxin domain-containing protein: MSEDTLVISADPVAVDETPGVQGDKDEILVADGATLFSELYLEYGTPANLALETGMISTPDGFTTLAWADENGAPLSSATSNLTALDPGSGLYEAVTLSTDLNDGKVLIGTTESGNVAFIAVMVPNEGGTSSDIYLLDYLPKEHTDGANPDDVLTLTNLYVHVSVEEYIQFNFDGAPAGQNAFMAFGDPTDGVAIVVTGRTVDDTVNSSQANVTSLGNNNQNIDPGDALVVTYVQGMNSDYLVPDLSSTEASDPSNIDFEGLQAAQEATVTLVKFTPPNAESIVRITALLTDFEEGNDFIPGITNDSDPEVEITAVFVNGVTREFTLDGNTAVIEGIKNNDTITFQTDGDHNRFIVENGQPLSGSGSNVSWNIGGVALSDVNVETDTDPIMLQFHDDGPTIDLTLGTGVLQTDDGDLAGGNTGDGTGTDSDTQGLGSLFTVSSSTGADNVNDTDDIAYTLELGTNTTTGLVDTATGETVVLSLNGNVVEGRTQTSDELVFTLSAAANGDVTLTQERAVEHASADTSGYPSDTTGLGVSDAVWLRGTISDDETAADTATDAVDISANIAFTDDGPTIDLTLGTGVLQTDDGDLAGGNTGDGTGTDSDTQGLGSLFTVSSSTGADNVNDTDDIAYTLELGTNTTTGLVDTATGETVVLSLNGNVVEGRTQTSDELVFTLSAAANGDVTLTQERAVEHASADTSGYPSDTTGLGVSDAVWLRGTISDDETAADTATDAVDISANIAFTDDGPTIDLTLGTGVLQTDDGDLAGGNTGDGTGTDSDTQGLGSLFTVSSSTGADNVNDTDDIAYTLELGTNTTTGLVDTATGETVVLSLNGNVVEGRTQTSDELVFTLSAAANGDVTLTQERAVEHASADTSGYPSDTTGLGVSDAVWLRGTISDDETAADTATDAVDISANIAFTDDGPTIDLTLGTGVLQTDDGDLAGGNTGDGTGTDSDTQGLGSLFTVSSSTGADNVNDTDDIAYTLELGTNTTTGLVDTATGETVVLSLNGNVVEGRTQTSDELVFTLSAAANGDVTLTQERAVEHASADTSGYPSDTTGLGVSDAVWLRGTISDDETAADTATDAVDISANIAFTDDGPTIDLTLGTGVLQTDDGDLAGGNTGDGTGTDSDTQGLGSLFTVSSSTGADNVNDTDDIAYTLELGTNTTTGLVDTATGETVVLSLNGNVVEGRTQTSDELVFTLSAAANGDVTLTQERAVEHASADTSGYPSDTTGLGVSDAVWLRGTISDDETAADTATDAVDISANIAFTDDGPEIAVGNASGTYADPAEATSTFVDGPGADGVGDLAITFDSYEIDANGLIPTSNNANVTFEETGTDTLWTGTIFDDFDGDGESETFQFTLDVDLANDAYTVTVDTPPAQRIELSSADGSLDAGGPDAVRTLTLPDSSEVVFSAVDPTTAPGVIASFLNASEAFIEDNALHLSDDEMNVSTAGIGNGNNNFDGNALSGIDGETTSGGKVDESFVIDPTGFDVSSVKVYIDNAVGGYDNPPEELYYLAYDADGNAVGEPTLVTEDMLSPEAGGQVSFVIGDPEGPNNIDAVQLFMGSGTIKIPVIEFTTSEAFDPDTLALNFTATLKDGDQDTATDDFSVDFGPAVEEVPLV, from the coding sequence ATGTCAGAAGATACTCTGGTGATCAGCGCAGACCCGGTTGCGGTCGACGAAACTCCGGGGGTACAGGGCGATAAGGACGAAATCCTTGTTGCAGATGGGGCGACACTGTTTTCCGAACTCTACCTTGAGTATGGCACGCCCGCAAACCTCGCCCTAGAGACGGGCATGATCAGCACGCCGGACGGGTTCACCACCCTTGCCTGGGCGGACGAGAATGGCGCTCCGCTCTCTTCAGCCACCAGCAACCTGACGGCGCTCGACCCCGGTTCCGGTCTCTACGAAGCGGTGACCCTTAGCACCGACCTGAACGATGGCAAGGTGCTGATCGGCACCACGGAGTCGGGCAATGTCGCCTTTATCGCGGTGATGGTGCCGAACGAAGGTGGTACCTCGTCCGATATCTACCTCCTCGACTATCTTCCGAAGGAGCACACTGACGGGGCGAATCCCGATGATGTCCTTACTCTGACGAATCTCTACGTCCATGTCAGCGTCGAGGAGTATATCCAGTTCAACTTCGATGGTGCCCCCGCGGGGCAAAACGCCTTCATGGCATTCGGTGACCCTACTGATGGGGTCGCGATCGTGGTTACCGGGCGCACCGTAGACGATACCGTCAACAGCAGCCAGGCCAACGTTACATCGCTCGGCAACAACAACCAGAATATCGACCCCGGCGACGCCCTGGTCGTCACCTATGTCCAGGGGATGAACAGCGACTACCTGGTGCCCGACCTGAGTTCCACCGAAGCGAGCGACCCCAGCAACATCGATTTCGAAGGGCTACAGGCAGCACAGGAGGCGACGGTGACACTGGTCAAGTTCACCCCTCCCAATGCAGAATCGATCGTGCGTATTACCGCGCTGCTCACGGATTTTGAAGAGGGCAATGACTTCATTCCGGGTATCACCAACGATAGTGACCCTGAAGTCGAGATCACCGCCGTCTTCGTTAATGGTGTGACCAGGGAGTTCACTCTCGACGGTAACACCGCGGTGATTGAGGGCATCAAAAACAACGACACCATCACCTTCCAGACCGATGGCGACCACAACCGCTTCATAGTCGAGAACGGGCAGCCCTTGAGCGGCTCTGGCTCGAACGTCAGCTGGAATATCGGTGGCGTTGCACTCTCCGATGTCAATGTGGAGACGGACACGGACCCCATCATGCTCCAATTCCATGATGATGGTCCGACGATCGACCTGACGCTCGGCACGGGCGTGCTGCAGACCGACGACGGCGACCTGGCGGGTGGCAACACCGGCGACGGCACGGGCACCGACAGTGACACCCAAGGCCTGGGTAGCCTGTTCACGGTGAGCTCCTCGACCGGGGCGGACAACGTCAACGACACCGACGACATCGCCTACACGCTTGAGCTGGGCACCAACACCACCACCGGGCTGGTCGATACCGCGACCGGCGAGACGGTGGTGCTAAGCCTGAATGGCAACGTGGTGGAGGGCCGCACCCAGACCAGCGACGAGCTGGTGTTCACGCTGAGCGCGGCCGCCAACGGTGACGTGACGCTGACCCAGGAACGCGCGGTCGAGCATGCCAGCGCCGACACCTCGGGCTATCCCAGTGACACCACCGGTCTGGGGGTGAGCGATGCGGTCTGGCTGCGCGGCACGATCAGCGATGACGAGACCGCGGCCGACACCGCTACCGACGCCGTCGACATCTCCGCCAACATCGCCTTCACCGACGATGGTCCGACGATCGACCTGACGCTCGGCACGGGCGTGCTGCAGACCGACGACGGCGACCTGGCGGGCGGCAACACCGGCGACGGCACGGGCACCGACAGTGACACCCAGGGCCTGGGTAGCCTGTTCACGGTGAGCTCCTCGACCGGGGCGGACAACGTCAACGACACCGACGACATCGCCTACACGCTTGAGCTGGGCACCAACACCACCACCGGGCTGGTCGATACCGCGACCGGCGAGACGGTGGTGCTGAGCCTGAATGGCAACGTGGTGGAGGGCCGCACCCAGACCAGCGACGAGCTGGTGTTCACGCTGAGCGCGGCCGCCAACGGTGACGTGACGCTGACCCAGGAACGCGCGGTCGAGCATGCCAGCGCCGACACCTCGGGCTATCCCAGTGACACCACCGGTCTGGGGGTGAGCGATGCGGTCTGGCTGCGCGGCACGATCAGCGATGACGAGACCGCGGCCGATACCGCTACCGACGCCGTCGACATCTCCGCCAACATCGCCTTCACCGACGATGGTCCGACGATCGACCTGACGCTCGGCACGGGCGTGCTGCAGACCGACGACGGCGACCTGGCGGGCGGCAACACCGGCGACGGCACGGGCACCGACAGTGACACCCAGGGCCTGGGCAGCCTGTTCACGGTGAGCTCCTCGACCGGGGCGGACAACGTCAACGACACCGACGACATCGCCTACACGCTTGAGCTGGGCACCAACACCACCACCGGGCTGGTCGATACCGCGACCGGCGAGACGGTGGTGCTAAGCCTGAATGGCAACGTGGTGGAGGGCCGCACCCAGACCAGCGACGAGCTGGTGTTCACGCTGAGCGCGGCCGCCAACGGTGACGTGACGCTGACCCAGGAACGCGCGGTCGAGCATGCCAGCGCCGACACCTCGGGCTATCCCAGTGACACCACCGGTCTGGGGGTGAGCGATGCGGTCTGGCTGCGCGGCACGATCAGCGATGACGAGACCGCGGCCGACACCGCTACCGACGCCGTCGACATCTCCGCCAACATCGCCTTCACCGACGATGGTCCGACGATCGACCTGACGCTCGGCACGGGCGTGCTGCAGACCGACGACGGCGACCTGGCGGGCGGCAACACCGGCGACGGCACGGGCACCGACAGTGACACCCAGGGCCTGGGCAGCCTGTTCACGGTGAGCTCCTCGACCGGGGCGGACAACGTCAACGACACCGACGACATCGCCTACACGCTTGAGCTGGGCACCAACACCACCACCGGGCTGGTCGATACCGCGACCGGCGAGACGGTGGTGCTGAGCCTGAATGGCAACGTGGTGGAGGGCCGCACCCAGACCAGCGACGAGCTGGTGTTCACGCTGAGCGCAGCCGCCAACGGTGACGTGACGCTGACCCAGGAACGCGCGGTCGAGCATGCCAGCGCCGACACCTCGGGCTATCCCAGTGACACCACCGGTCTGGGGGTGAGCGATGCGGTCTGGCTGCGCGGCACGATCAGCGATGACGAGACCGCGGCCGACACCGCTACCGACGCCGTCGACATCTCCGCCAACATCGCCTTCACCGACGATGGTCCGACGATCGACCTGACGCTCGGCACGGGCGTGCTGCAGACCGACGACGGCGACCTGGCGGGCGGCAACACCGGCGACGGCACGGGCACCGACAGTGACACCCAGGGCCTGGGCAGCCTGTTCACGGTGAGCTCCTCGACCGGGGCGGACAACGTCAACGACACCGACGACATCGCCTACACGCTTGAGCTGGGCACCAACACCACCACCGGGCTGGTCGATACCGCGACCGGCGAGACGGTGGTGCTGAGCCTGAATGGCAACGTGGTGGAGGGCCGCACCCAGACCAGCGACGAGCTGGTGTTCACGCTGAGCGCAGCCGCCAACGGTGACGTGACGCTGACCCAGGAACGCGCGGTCGAGCATGCCAGCGCCGACACCTCGGGCTATCCCAGTGACACCACCGGTCTGGGGGTGAGCGATGCGGTCTGGCTGCGCGGCACGATCAGCGATGACGAGACCGCGGCCGACACCGCTACCGACGCCGTCGACATCTCCGCCAACATCGCCTTCACCGACGACGGGCCGGAGATTGCCGTCGGCAATGCCAGCGGAACCTATGCGGATCCAGCCGAGGCGACAAGCACCTTTGTCGACGGACCCGGAGCCGACGGGGTCGGCGACCTGGCGATCACCTTCGATTCGTATGAGATCGACGCTAACGGTCTCATTCCGACCTCGAATAACGCCAACGTCACCTTCGAAGAGACGGGGACCGATACCCTCTGGACGGGGACCATCTTCGATGACTTTGACGGAGACGGCGAGTCCGAAACGTTCCAGTTCACCCTGGATGTCGATCTCGCCAACGACGCCTACACCGTCACCGTCGATACTCCGCCGGCCCAACGCATCGAGCTGTCGTCGGCGGACGGTTCGCTGGATGCCGGCGGACCGGACGCGGTTCGCACGCTGACCCTGCCGGATTCCAGCGAGGTCGTGTTCTCCGCCGTGGATCCCACGACCGCACCGGGAGTGATCGCGAGCTTCCTCAACGCGTCGGAGGCCTTCATCGAAGATAATGCTCTCCACCTGAGCGATGACGAGATGAACGTCAGCACCGCCGGCATCGGGAACGGCAACAACAACTTCGACGGCAACGCGCTCTCGGGCATCGACGGGGAAACGACGAGCGGCGGTAAGGTCGACGAGAGCTTCGTCATCGATCCGACCGGCTTCGACGTGAGTAGCGTCAAGGTCTACATCGACAACGCGGTGGGTGGCTACGACAATCCTCCAGAAGAGCTCTACTACCTCGCCTACGATGCGGACGGCAACGCGGTGGGTGAGCCGACACTGGTCACGGAAGACATGCTTTCACCGGAAGCGGGTGGTCAGGTCAGCTTCGTTATCGGCGATCCCGAAGGCCCGAACAACATCGACGCGGTGCAACTGTTCATGGGCAGTGGGACCATCAAGATCCCGGTGATCGAGTTCACCACCTCCGAAGCGTTCGATCCGGACACCCTCGCGCTGAACTTTACCGCCACGCTCAAGGACGGCGACCAGGACACCGCAACGGACGATTTCTCCGTGGACTTCGGCCCCGCAGTGGAGGAGGTCCCGTTAGTGTAG
- a CDS encoding HlyD family type I secretion periplasmic adaptor subunit: MKTLAEAGDRPCEPGKGPALKSPALEGEYTVLVPTNDRGYWRVGMLVLLLGLGGFGGWAFTANLAVAVVAPGHVAVETFRRTVQHLEGGIVREILVADGDRIEAGQPLVVIDDTRARTQLRVARTQYLVGRATELRLLAEQRGDDELRIPDELTDSDLPRVQEVLAVQRALFVARRQSLRGTLEALDEQAIQLQRQIEGLEEMVRINERHAASLREEAADLRNLFSKGMVNNQRLREVERDLLELSSEIASRRAEIARLGSQVSESRMQREIRVQEFQKEVGEQLRETQAIVTEAEERITALDDQMSRATVKAPVAGIVVERRVHSVGDVLRAGDPLLDIVPVDDRFVVEARVPDRDVNQLYLGQPAEIRFSAFNQRMTNVIAARVVFVSADSQVDEATGVRFYRVRLRVTDDGRQEMTEQMQLLAGMPAEVMIHTGDRTFASYITKPITDMLARAIREE, encoded by the coding sequence ATGAAGACGCTAGCTGAAGCGGGGGATCGGCCCTGCGAGCCCGGCAAGGGGCCGGCGCTCAAGTCGCCGGCACTGGAGGGCGAATATACCGTGCTGGTGCCGACCAATGATCGCGGCTACTGGCGGGTCGGCATGCTGGTGCTGCTGCTGGGGTTGGGTGGCTTCGGCGGCTGGGCCTTCACCGCGAACCTGGCGGTGGCGGTCGTGGCGCCGGGACATGTGGCCGTGGAAACCTTCCGACGCACGGTGCAGCACCTGGAGGGTGGCATCGTGCGCGAGATCCTGGTCGCGGATGGCGACCGGATCGAGGCGGGGCAGCCACTGGTGGTGATCGACGATACCCGAGCCCGTACCCAGTTGCGTGTCGCCCGTACCCAGTACCTGGTGGGGCGGGCCACCGAACTGCGACTGCTGGCCGAGCAGCGCGGGGATGACGAACTGCGGATACCCGACGAGCTGACCGACAGCGACCTGCCCAGGGTACAGGAGGTGCTGGCCGTGCAGCGGGCGCTGTTCGTCGCCCGGCGCCAGTCCCTGCGGGGCACCCTGGAGGCGCTGGATGAGCAGGCCATCCAGTTGCAGCGCCAGATCGAGGGGCTTGAGGAGATGGTGCGGATCAACGAGCGGCATGCGGCCTCGTTGCGTGAGGAGGCGGCCGACCTGCGCAACCTGTTCAGCAAGGGCATGGTGAACAACCAGCGCCTGCGCGAGGTGGAGCGTGACCTGCTGGAGCTCTCGAGCGAGATCGCCAGCCGCCGTGCTGAAATTGCCCGGCTGGGCTCGCAGGTCAGCGAGAGCCGCATGCAGCGCGAGATCAGGGTGCAGGAGTTCCAGAAGGAGGTTGGCGAACAGCTCCGCGAGACCCAGGCCATCGTCACCGAGGCCGAGGAGCGGATCACCGCACTCGATGACCAGATGAGCCGCGCCACGGTCAAGGCCCCGGTGGCGGGAATCGTCGTCGAACGCCGGGTGCATTCGGTGGGCGATGTGCTGCGTGCCGGCGACCCCCTGCTGGATATCGTGCCGGTCGATGACCGCTTCGTGGTCGAGGCCCGAGTGCCCGACCGTGACGTCAACCAGCTCTATCTCGGCCAGCCGGCGGAGATCCGCTTCTCCGCCTTCAACCAGCGCATGACCAACGTCATCGCGGCCCGGGTGGTCTTCGTCAGTGCCGACAGCCAGGTGGACGAGGCCACTGGCGTCCGGTTCTATCGCGTGCGCCTCAGGGTGACCGACGATGGTCGCCAGGAGATGACCGAGCAGATGCAACTCCTGGCCGGCATGCCCGCGGAGGTGATGATCCACACCGGCGATCGCACCTTCGCCAGCTATATCACCAAGCCGATCACCGACATGCTGGCTCGGGCCATCAGGGAGGAATGA
- the glyA gene encoding serine hydroxymethyltransferase encodes MFRRDMTISGFDDALFDAMQKEVARQEAHIELIASENYASPRVLEAQGSQLTNKYAEGYPGKRYYGGCEYVDIVEQLAIDYAKQLFDASYANVQPHSGSQANGAVFQALVKPGDTVLGMSLDAGGHLTHGAKPNFSGKHYNAVQYGIDDTGRIDYEEVARLAREHQPKMIIAGFSAYSQIIDWARFREIADEIGAYLLVDMAHIAGLVAAGIYPTPLPHAHVVTTTTHKTLRGPRGGLILSAEGDAEIEKKLQSAVFPGSQGGPLEHVIAAKAVCFKEAMEPQFKAYQQQVVTNAQTMAGVFIERGYDVVSGGTEDHLFLLSLIKQGLTGKDADAALGRAHITVNKNAVPGDPQSPFVTSGLRIGTPAVTTRGFGENECRELAGWICDILDTMAKGEDSAAVEAEVKGKVEGVCASFPVYR; translated from the coding sequence ATGTTCCGCCGTGACATGACGATTTCCGGTTTCGATGATGCCCTGTTCGATGCGATGCAGAAAGAGGTTGCTCGCCAGGAAGCTCACATCGAGCTGATTGCCTCCGAAAACTATGCCAGCCCTCGGGTGCTCGAGGCCCAGGGCAGCCAATTGACCAACAAGTACGCGGAAGGCTACCCCGGCAAGCGTTACTACGGCGGCTGTGAATACGTCGACATCGTCGAGCAACTGGCCATCGACTACGCCAAGCAGCTGTTCGACGCGAGCTACGCCAATGTCCAGCCGCACTCCGGCTCCCAAGCCAATGGCGCCGTGTTCCAGGCGCTGGTCAAGCCGGGCGACACCGTGCTGGGCATGAGCCTCGACGCGGGCGGCCACCTGACTCACGGCGCCAAGCCGAACTTCTCCGGCAAGCACTACAATGCCGTGCAGTACGGCATCGACGACACGGGGCGTATCGACTACGAGGAAGTGGCACGGCTTGCCCGCGAGCACCAGCCGAAAATGATCATCGCCGGCTTCTCCGCCTACTCCCAGATCATCGACTGGGCCAGGTTCCGCGAAATCGCTGACGAAATCGGCGCCTATCTGCTGGTCGACATGGCGCATATCGCCGGCCTGGTGGCCGCCGGGATCTATCCGACCCCGCTACCTCATGCCCACGTGGTGACCACGACCACTCACAAGACGCTGCGCGGCCCGCGCGGTGGCCTGATTCTTTCCGCCGAAGGCGACGCCGAGATCGAGAAGAAGCTGCAGTCCGCCGTCTTCCCGGGTAGCCAGGGCGGACCGCTCGAGCACGTCATCGCCGCCAAGGCGGTGTGCTTCAAGGAGGCCATGGAGCCCCAGTTCAAGGCCTATCAGCAGCAGGTGGTCACCAACGCCCAGACCATGGCCGGCGTGTTCATCGAGCGCGGTTATGACGTGGTCTCCGGCGGCACCGAGGACCACCTGTTCCTGCTCTCGCTGATCAAGCAGGGCCTGACCGGCAAGGATGCGGATGCCGCCCTGGGGCGCGCCCACATCACCGTCAACAAGAATGCCGTGCCCGGCGACCCCCAGAGCCCATTCGTCACCTCCGGTCTGCGCATCGGTACCCCGGCGGTGACCACTCGTGGCTTCGGCGAGAATGAGTGTCGCGAGCTGGCCGGTTGGATCTGCGACATCCTCGATACCATGGCCAAGGGCGAGGACAGCGCCGCTGTCGAAGCCGAGGTGAAGGGTAAGGTAGAGGGCGTCTGCGCCAGTTTCCCGGTCTATCGCTGA
- a CDS encoding type I secretion system permease/ATPase: MAMKRDATDLQRALRACRGAFASVGFFSLFVNLLMLVPALYMLQVYDRVLSTQSTETLLMLTLVVIFMFAIMGMLELVRSRMLVRIGNRLDMLLNARIYRSMFRRSLFSEGSPSSQPIDDLSTLRQFLAGSGLLAFFDAPWVPVYLAVLFLFHPWLGLFATAAGLILLVLAVVSEKVTQPLLSSAQHEQIKARELAASNLRNAEVLHAMGMLPGIMGRWSRRRHHFLAEQSRANDRGEALSSVSRVLRLLAQSLILGLGAWLVLRAELTPGMLIAGAIIMGRALAPIDRLIGTWKGFVSARGAYGRLDELLTRIPTEENGMSLPPPQGEVRVEDVAAAPPGGKVPTLRGIQLAVPAGQHVGIIGPSAAGKSTLARVLLGIWPPLTGTTRLDGADITRWNREEVGPYLGYLPQDIELFEGTIAENIARFGEVDSDKVVAAARKAGVHEMVLAMPGGYDTHIGASGGGLSGGQRQRIALARALYGDPVLVVLDEPNASLDDRGEHALRAAMVALKHEGVTLFVISHRVSVLKGMDKLLVMREGQVQLFGPREEVMAHLAPKPASPPPAGQPTRGKVVAVAGGRPDIGGDASGRRSDDEDAS, encoded by the coding sequence ATGGCCATGAAACGGGATGCCACGGACCTGCAGCGCGCACTGCGTGCCTGCCGGGGGGCTTTCGCCTCGGTGGGATTCTTCAGCCTGTTCGTCAACCTGCTGATGCTGGTGCCGGCCCTATACATGCTGCAGGTCTACGATCGGGTGCTCTCGACCCAGAGCACCGAGACGCTGCTGATGCTCACCCTGGTGGTGATCTTCATGTTTGCCATCATGGGGATGCTCGAACTGGTGCGCTCGCGGATGCTGGTGCGCATCGGCAATCGCCTCGACATGCTGCTCAATGCGCGTATCTACCGGTCGATGTTCCGTCGCAGCCTGTTCAGCGAGGGAAGCCCGTCGTCCCAGCCGATCGATGATCTCTCCACCCTGCGCCAGTTCCTGGCCGGCAGCGGCCTGTTGGCCTTCTTCGATGCCCCCTGGGTACCGGTCTATCTGGCGGTGCTGTTCCTCTTTCATCCCTGGCTGGGGCTCTTCGCCACCGCGGCCGGCCTAATCTTGCTGGTGCTGGCAGTGGTCAGCGAGAAGGTCACCCAGCCCCTGCTGTCCTCAGCCCAGCACGAACAGATCAAGGCCCGTGAACTGGCGGCGTCCAACCTGCGCAACGCCGAGGTGCTGCATGCGATGGGCATGTTGCCGGGCATCATGGGGCGCTGGTCGCGTCGGCGTCACCACTTCCTGGCGGAGCAGTCCCGGGCCAACGATCGTGGCGAGGCCCTGAGCAGTGTGTCCCGGGTGCTGCGCCTGCTGGCCCAGTCCCTGATCCTGGGGCTGGGAGCCTGGCTGGTGCTGCGTGCCGAGCTGACGCCGGGCATGTTGATCGCCGGGGCCATCATCATGGGCCGTGCGCTGGCCCCCATCGACCGCCTGATCGGGACCTGGAAGGGCTTCGTCTCCGCCCGTGGGGCCTATGGAAGGCTCGATGAGCTGTTGACGCGGATCCCCACGGAGGAAAACGGCATGTCACTGCCGCCCCCTCAGGGAGAGGTTCGGGTCGAGGACGTGGCCGCCGCTCCACCCGGAGGGAAGGTACCGACCCTGCGCGGTATCCAACTGGCGGTGCCGGCAGGCCAGCATGTCGGCATCATCGGGCCCAGCGCCGCGGGAAAATCGACGCTGGCCCGGGTCCTGCTGGGCATCTGGCCGCCCCTGACCGGCACCACACGCCTGGACGGGGCCGATATCACCCGCTGGAATCGCGAGGAGGTCGGTCCCTACCTCGGCTACCTGCCCCAGGACATCGAACTGTTCGAGGGCACCATCGCCGAGAATATCGCCCGCTTCGGCGAGGTGGACTCCGACAAGGTGGTGGCGGCGGCACGCAAGGCCGGCGTGCACGAAATGGTGCTGGCGATGCCGGGGGGCTATGACACGCATATCGGCGCCAGTGGAGGCGGACTCTCCGGCGGCCAGCGCCAGCGCATCGCCCTGGCGAGGGCGCTCTACGGCGACCCGGTGCTGGTGGTGCTCGACGAGCCCAATGCCAGTCTCGACGACCGCGGCGAGCATGCCCTGCGGGCCGCCATGGTCGCCCTTAAGCATGAAGGCGTGACCCTGTTCGTGATCAGCCATCGGGTCAGCGTGCTGAAAGGAATGGACAAGTTGCTGGTCATGCGCGAGGGACAGGTCCAGCTGTTCGGTCCTCGTGAGGAGGTGATGGCCCATCTCGCCCCGAAGCCCGCCTCGCCACCACCGGCCGGCCAGCCGACAAGGGGGAAGGTTGTCGCGGTGGCGGGTGGTCGCCCGGACATCGGTGGTGATGCCAGCGGCAGGAGGAGCGACGATGAAGACGCTAGCTGA